AAACTGAGAAAAACGGCCCCCGTCCCCTTTGAACCCTTTGAGAAAAACGACCCCCGTCCCCTTTGAACCCTTTCATTTTGGTATAGGATGATCCCGTATCAATAAACGTTCGAGAACTCCTCGAAATTCATCCACTGTACATCGCTAATTCCTTCGGTAGTTTCCAAGGTTTGGAAAACGTTCTTCAGTAACTTGGAGAAGTGTTGCAATGGTCGCCTAAACAACCAGCCGATGAGTCCCATTACCGGGTAAACTTGAATCACCCAACAATCTACAGGAGGCTCACCGATCAGAGCCCAGTGAACATGCAACTCGTAGCGCTCGCCGCCCAAAATTACGTCTAACGTCCAGGCTGATTCGTCTTGGTGAGGACCGTTAATGCTTGTAACTTCATCAAATGCTCGAAGTCTTTCTTTGACAAATGCAGCACAATCCTTTCCCCACGGAGGTGCAAGATCAGGACCTTCCTTTGGCCATGCGAAGCTGAAAAGAGCGCTCCGAAAGACGACATAGGTCTTCGACGGTTCTTCATTCATCGATGTTGGTCCCCCAAAAATGACTGCCAGCCAGCGATGCGCCAAGGGCGAATTCGGCGCCAATAATCTTCAAACCCGCCGGGCTTCCAAACCAAAGGTATCCGAGTCGGCTGCCGTCTAGTCATGCAGCGACTATGTGAACCTGGCACAAATCACCGGAACGACATGAAATCGACCTGCCTCACCCTTACTCCCATGCCAAATGCACCAAGAGCCGTTCCAAGATAGTCTCCTTGCTGATATGCGTCATAGGATTGATAGACGTTCGCACCAAAATCAGCAGTTTTCACGACATCCGAGAATCGGCCAATTGCACGGACCCCTCTTGTCGCATCGAGGGCCACTCCTGCACCACCTGGGATTATTGGAATCGCCAAAGCGATCAGGTCAGTCGTGATTCCAACCGCATCAAAAATTGCCCCGCCAAAATTGCCTTCATTGAGATTATGTCGGTAACTGTAACCGTCCGGCCAACCACTCAATCGCCGTCGGCCCGTCCGCACCGGCGATCACGGCGCACATCGCAATGAGCACGACATTGACCAACTTATGTCGCTGATTCACATGCGACCGCGAGTCGTCAAGCGACTGAAAATATTTCGCCAATTCCCGAAGTTCCGCCTCGGCGACAACCCGTTTCGTGATCCGCTTCTTCTTCCCTTTCTTCGCCACGCCAATCTCCCGCTGAAAAGTGTTCAGTTGGAGAACGATTGTCGCAAAGATTCGCTTGCCGCGCTAGGCTAAATTGCCTAGAGTGCGCGATAGCCGTGCCGCAGCCAGTTGGCTGCCAAGCAGTAGATTCATTTTGTATTACGGAGAGCACTCAACAGCCTGGCTGCTCGGAGGACTGCTTCGTAAAGCAGAGTTCCAGTAATGATCCAAACAGGAAGGAATACCAGCCAACAAATGCTTTTAAAAAGCGAGTCATCCGCAAGCGGCCTGGCCACGGTATTCAGAATAACGAAATAAGGCACGTAGAATAGAATGCTGGTAAATAAAAGAGCACGCGACGCATGTTCTATATGATTGTCAAGATCATCATTCTTTCCACCCACGTAAAGAGATATATTCACAGATAATACTATTTCGTAAAAACCGAGCACTGTCGCAGAAGTGATCACTGCTGTAATGATAAA
The nucleotide sequence above comes from Blastopirellula sp. J2-11. Encoded proteins:
- a CDS encoding transposase family protein, translating into MAKKGKKKRITKRVVAEAELRELAKYFQSLDDSRSHVNQRHKLVNVVLIAMCAVIAGADGPTAIEWLAGRLQLPT